Proteins from a genomic interval of Echeneis naucrates chromosome 21, fEcheNa1.1, whole genome shotgun sequence:
- the tnfaip6 gene encoding tumor necrosis factor-inducible gene 6 protein: MHVFALLWTLGFLLKEAQTWSYKNGIFHNSIWLEQAAGVYHRESRKGRYQLTFKEAKAVCKYEGGNLATYEQLEAARQIGFHVCAAGWFDKGRVGYPIVKAGSNCGFGRVGIIDYGYRLNKSERWDVYCYNPNSKECGGVLTDQQKIIQSPGFPEEYQDEQICYWHIRVRLGQKIRLRFLEFDVEDDMACIADYLEVYDSYDDISGFAGRFCGDYLPDDIISTGNVMTLKFLSDASVTAGGFQLEYMTFNASLFPNNQNNSFH, encoded by the exons ATGCACGTCTTCGCTCTGCTCTGGACGCTCggcttcctgctgaaggaggctCAGACCTGGAGCTACAAAAACGGAATATTTCACAACTCCATCTGGCTGG aACAGGCAGCTGGAGTTTACCACCGGGAGTCGCGCAAAGGGAGATACCAGCTGACGTTTAAGGAGGCCAAGGCTGTGTGCAAGTACGAGGGAGGGAATCTGGCCACTTACGAGCAGCTGGAGGCCGCTCGGCAAATAG GTTTCCACGTGTGTGCAGCCGGATGGTTCGACAAAGGTCGTGTTGGCTACCCCATCGTCAAGGCCGGCTCCAACTGCGGCTTTGGCCGGGTGGGAATCATCGACTACGGATACAGGCTGAACAAAAGTGAGCGGTGGGACGTCTACTGCTACAACCCCAACT CTAAGGAGTGTGGGGGGGTGCTGACGGATCAGCAGAAGATCATTCAGTCTCCTGGTTTCCCTGAGGAGTACCAGGACGAGCAGATCTGCTACTGGCACATCCGGGTCCGCCTGGGCCAGAAGATCCGGCTCCGCTTCCTGGAGTTTGACGTGGAGGACGACATGGCGTGCATTGCAGATTACCTGGAGGTTTACGACAGCTACGACGACATCTCAGGCTTCGCTGGGAG GTTCTGTGGAGATTATTtacctgatgacatcatcagtacAG gaaACGTGATGACGCTGAAGTTCCTCTCTGATGCTTCAGTCACAGCGGGAGGCTTCCAGTTAGAATACATGACCTTTAATGCATCTCTGTTCCCAAACAATCAGAACAACTCGTTCCACTGA
- the rif1 gene encoding telomere-associated protein RIF1, which produces MMATAGPPGSSSILPLLASLEDATAGQSEQTDAYLTIANRLSSEESQHFLPVVEKHFCRLGNAILAHITSPNSELSQAALQALGFCVYHSRVASALPETFTADTLSALCSLVQKSTDKNTCTRALWVISKQSFPSDVVAKKVPSILGAVESVWSREDIQSVVMEHEALNVVIRLLDQAPVQMGDGAVRWAKLVIPLVVHSASKVRLRAAAAMEMGLPLLLERQMEVAAIMEPMMSSKLIPELQKLFMSKNETNVLKLWPLFVKLLGKLLHRGGPFINSLLHLEELGFRSSSPTVKKIAFIAWKSLIDNFSLNPEILCSAKRMKLLMQPLTSINIRTEALLLTKVEVWWYLVVQLGPNLSSNFDQVSVPLLQCTIGSDFLVPGTSSRAVAQNGSATPSTPKTGGSSFNSSANVSRMSLNSSIQVQPTFPSIQLLGLEMLLHYFLGPEAVAMAAKRKLVLSLEPLTHSLLSGTSFTKHAAVLISNIRDGFICIGKDAPDSLLDVIWTSLVRFVNLTIESVGSKKERQGCEVLTLMLQALQSVVTSEALPADQVLVLLEATLTGVPQRVLGSTSYQVGKMDVLNGTPALFLVLLLYNSSMIAAFVQDERFFQCLQMLVGCGLSGPTSPLAFGEAVLGAIRGSGCSVQNKEQLLRMWSVMVGPLTETITQSNEVNQGDALEHNFSAVHSALLFPITHLLPGAPLQQTAQKSMLSTWAKLYKVFACCSALVVTAEENICCEELCAKIAASVDKDALKVPATLSCVSSFLQVMVECVDFSPYTPQFQQKLKSPFTPVNWRKKNKVLGNLSTFQSLLVQCLEVYLEDPEACSEATGLALVSVLVALFTNLVLANAIQEVLTSLIQPLRLFYQQAGSEQTAFSAQLLSKLEKLLTDVLGCLQSRSTLAYDDELLSLLSPLLCVLFPHKNKHIRTSVTQFWNTTFANAVCLTYPENIRPILSQVKQKIPIILPGFEVVPVSDELSGQYSSESSQLETKLSGMPVSSVGKRDSLLAKASETKDRSSAKTSKPVSTKLDFSSPKPPRREVLEEEASIDFVFIPPETKERVLTEHQKEVKRTKRVDIPAMYNNLDSSLDTTAFTQYTQSQEDSQDKLPKDQAEKISGDSPGELPQDGVGNTRQTEILTKETQDYATTEEVDKKTEKNLIDEMNSESADVSMEDENKTVDGAKDAIPELADVSMDDDAKKEPRAEAEDMESKDGSSPNISGSSDLVSGTPQKPNSRRQSFITLEKYAEGKSASPSSTSKFTGPLMKLSNTKKTSQTTAGPNPEESQSSMTGKINSQHTVSNDAESPRRPKDSGVKTEPVRLTERLPSDITEDEDVIPDTQTDVEESREKTSPSEELSPSSQEEDLDDSQSSLTQTSPTEPRRSGRCRIRPLLPGEGTEEREEKSVPQKRKRSGEELKNNSQKFSPNQSRPNTRSKQASEEDGGRLQRGTQKDKSETSLTNSQGRAKKRTKLFRSAEDFLDKPEPRRRSTREQDCSQTDLQSDTQSDHDSQSQGRRGRRSKASLESGEDKGQKKEILSPRKQSSQTTTDEIVEQTEKDPQTIAPSSPNDGRSQESELVEKNGQFDDEPKKDSQMVLSQTDSPSQESELEQENENEKGGSTNKSKDGTNKLTESEVKDKRRSRKGANQNLSQEDSQVITPSSSDSQSRRRSGRNKASSEAAESDSKDSSRRQSRSNSQTVTLPENQAEAKIGGRTRRSKAQEELSKSSPESSQSLDGDGLKKSQGRGRYVRRRSSQAFGENSESESQEAIENPPMPKKRGRKPRASLQSPLTVESKTDGTNNKAANDAVSNSQEEDSQSTDAKIDAEESQGSKDQESLQVPADIEQKESPMDVEDGAVEGPEPAAPETEHIQRREEEPGDPETNVDSISQKACDVGDSEPLQSAGRTRVEVEEEAAVDTVVPPDETAEKPQTSETLEDKDEDVPIEENQKDFSEPEQEELPVVPVEEDAAQVGESVANDSEGLSKEDEEPVSDFHTEDGIAPLQENDKDDKIQTAEGQDEDETQMDDAGNDVVVNLDAALTDLCDAPVAVDSTHKDVFQDSPVKQKDLESVMASEVGQSPSSGRTRGTWSPSASPSTSILKKGQKRPLEEETPSPLVKSRRVSFADPIQQQETADDIDRRSPAIRTSSPRRSKVSSIPQPKYVTTPTKGLMILSPRNLRSPGYKSSKKCLISEMSQEPRPVPRDCIYPALVGCSTPVEAVLPQISSNMWSRGFGQLVRARNIKTVGDLSALTPTEIKTLPIRSPKVSNVKKALKIYEQQRKGKGGDELKSLDEMEMMTSELEETSVRQNQDEEDKSSAETLATELLDEPLPADVRPQQDGGENQTPDAPTGGDQQHQTEVLLLSDVEALSSRMTPPELSRCSPQELLQMHDQLGGLMRRVVVELHTRLRHTDGKP; this is translated from the exons ATGATGGCGACGGCGGGGCCTCCGGGCAGCTCCAGCATCCTCCCTCTGCTGGCATCTCTGGAGGACGCCACCGCTGGACAGTCGGAGCAGACAGACGCCTACCTCACCATTGCAAA TCGGCTCAGCAGTGAGGAAAGCCAGCACTTTCTCCCTGTGGTTGAAAAGCACTTTTGTCGTTTGGGTAACGCCATCTTG GCTCACATCACCAGCCCGAATTCAGAGCTGAGCCAGGCTGCCCTGCAGGCCTTGGGGTTCTGTGTGTACCACTCCCGTGTGGCCTCAGCACTCCCCG AAACATTCACAGCAGATACACTATCAGCACTTTGCTCCCTGGTGCAGAAGTCCACAGACAAGAACACATGCACCAGGGCATTATGGGTCATCTCCAAGCAGAGCTTTCCTTCAGACGTAGTCGCCAAAAAA GTGCCGTCCATACTGGGAGCTGTAGAGAGCGTGTGGAGCAGAGAGGACATTCAGTCTGTTGTCATGGAGCACGAAGCCTTAAATGTTGTCATCAG GCTTCTGGACCAGGCGCCAGTCCAGATGGGTGACGGAGCGGTCCGCTGGGCGAAGCTGGTCATTCCTCTGGTGGTCCACTCCGCCTCCAAGGTGCGTCTGCGGGCGGCGGCGGCCATGGAGATGGGCTTACCTCTGCTGCTGGAAAGACAAATGGAGGTGGCTGCCATCATGGAGCCAATGATGTCTTCT AAACTGATCCCAGAGCTGCAGAAACTCTTCATGTCGAAGAACGAAACCAACGTCCTCAAACTCTGGCCTTTATTTGTGAAACTACTTGGGAAG CTGCTGCACAGAGGAGGGCCCTTCATCAACTCACTGCTGCATCTGGAGGAGCTGGGTTTCCGCAGCTCCTCCCCCACTGTCAAAAAGATCGCCTTCATCGCCTGGAAGAGCCTCATCGATAACTTCTCCCTCAATCCAG AAATCCTGTGCAGCGCCAAACGCATGAAGCTCCTGATGCAGCCGCTCACGTCCATCAACATCAGGACAGAAGCTCTGCTGCTCACCAAAGTGGAGGTGTGGTGGTACCTGGTGGTCCAGCTGGGACCAAACCTGTCGTCTAACTTTGATCAG GTGTCTGTGCCTCTGCTTCAGTGCACCATCGGCTCTGACTTCTTGGTCCCAGGTACGTCGTCCAGAGCTGTCGCCCAAAATGGATCTGCTACACCCAGTACACCCAAAACTG GCGGCTCCAGCTTCAACAGCTCGGCCAACGTGTCCCGGATGAGCCTgaacagcagcatccaggtCCAACCCACCTTCCCCTCCATCCAGCTGCTGGGCCTGGAGATGCTGCTTCACTACTTCCTGGGTCCAGAGGCGGTTGCCATGGCAGCAAAGAGGAAACTTGTCCTGAGTCTTG AGCCCTTGACTCACTCGTTGCTCTCTGGCACTTCTTTCACCAAACATGCCGCCGTGCTCATCTCCAACATCAGAGATGGATTTATCTGCATCGGCAAAGATGCTCCAG ATTCCCTGTTGGACGTCATATGGACGAGTCTTGTGCGCTTTGTCAACTTAACCATAGAGTCAG TTGGCAGCAAGAAGGAGCGTCAGGGCTGTGAAGTGCTCACACTGATGCTGCAGGCTCTGCAGAGCGTCGTCACCTCAGAAGCTCTGCCTGCAGACCAAGTCCTG GTTCTGCTCGAGGCCACGTTGACCGGCGTCCCCCAGAGAGTTCTTGGCTCCACCTCCTACCAAGTTGGCAAGATGGACGTGCTGAAC GGAACACCAGCTCTGtttctcgtcctcctcctctacaACAGCAGCATGATTGCAGCCTTCGTCCAGGACGAGAG GTTTTTTCAGTGCCTTCAGATGCTGGTGGGCTGCGGCCTGTCGGGCCCCACGTCCCCTCTGGCGTTCGGGGAGGCTGTGCTGGGCGCCATCAGAGGCAGCGGCTGTTCTGTGCAGAacaaagagcagctgctgaggATGTGGAGCGTGATGGTCGGCCCGCTGACGGAAACCATCACACAG TCTAATGAAGTGAACCAAGGCGATGCTCTGGAGCACAACTTCAGCGCCGTgcactctgctctgctcttccCCATCACACACCTTCTGCCCGGTGCGCCGCTGCAGCAG ACCGCCCAGAAGTCCATGCTGTCTACGTGGGCGAAGCTGTACAAGGTGTTCGCCTGCTGCTCGGCGCTGGTGGTCACCGCTGAGGAGAACATCTGCTGTGAGGAGCTCTGCGCCAAGATTGCTGCTTCGGTAGACAAAGACGCCCTCAAG GTTCCTGCTACATTAAGCTGTGTTTCCAGCTTCCTCCAGGTCATGGTGGAGTGTGTGGACTTCTCGCCGTACACTCCTCAGTTCCAGCAGAAGCTGAAGT CTCCTTTTACGCCTGTGAACTGGAGAAAGAAGAACAAGGTCCTGGGGAACCTGTCCACGTTCCAGTCCCTGCTGGTGCAGTGTCTGGAGGTTTACCTGGAGGATCCCGAGGCCTGCTCCGAGGCCACCGGGCTCGCTCTGGTCTCCGTGTTGGTGGCCCTTTTCACCAACCTCGTCCTTGCCAACGCCATCCAGGAGGTGCTGACGTCTCTGATTCAGCCGCTCAGGCTCTTCTACCAGCAGGCCGGCAGCGAACAGACGGCGTTCAGCGCTCAGCTGCTGTCGAAG CTGGAGAAGCTTCTCACCGACGTCCTCGGCTGCCTGCAGAGCCGCTCCACTTTGGCCTACGACGACgagctgctgtctctgctctctcctctgctgtgcgTCCTGTTTCCGCACAAGAACAAGCACATCCGGACTTCGGTCACTCAGTTCTGGAACACAACCTTCGCCAACGCGGTTTGTCTCACATACCCCGAAAACATCAG ACCGATACTGAGCCAAGTGAAACAGAAGATCCCCATCATCCTTCCTGGGTTTGAGGTCGTCCCTGTTTCTGATGAGCTCAGCGGACAATATTCA AGTGAGAGTTCCCAGCTGGAGACCAAGCTCAGCGGGATGCCTGTGTCCTCCGTGGGGAAAAGGGACTCGCTGCTGGCAAAAGCCTCTGAGACGAAAGACCGGAGCTCTGCTAAGACGTCCAAACCGGTTTCT ACAAAGCTGGACTTCTCCTCCCCCAAACCCCCCCGCAGAGAAGTCCTGGAGGAAGAGGCCTCCATCGACTTTGTCTTCATTCCCCCTGAAACGAAGGAGAGAGTTTTGACGGAGCACCAGAAGGAAGTGAAAAGGACTAAAAG GGTCGACATCCCAGCCATGTACAACAACCTCGACTCTTCTCTGGACACGACGGCTTTCACTCAGTACACCCAGAGCCAGGAGGACTCTCA GGACAAACTGCCCAAAGACCAAGCTGAGAAAATCTCAGGAGACTCTCCTGGCGAG CTTCCTCAGGATGGAGTGGGAAATACGAGACAGACTGAAATCCTAACAAAAGAGACTCAAGACTATGCCACAACAGAAGAAGTggataaaaaaacagaaaagaaccTGATTGACGAGATGAACTCGGAGTCGGCCGATGTTTCTATGGAGGATGAAAACAAGACTGTAGATGGAGCTAAAGATGCGATCCCAGAGTTAGCCGATGTTTCAATGGACGATGATGCCAAGAAAGAACCAAGAGCAGAAGCTGAGGACATGGAGTCTAAAGACGGTTCCAGTCCTAACATCTCTGGCTCTTCAGATTTGGTCTCAGGAACTCCACAGAAGCCCAACAGTCGCAGGCAGTCCTTTATCACTCTGGAGAAGTATGCTGAGGGAAAGTCTGCAAGTCCCAGCAGCACTTCCAAGTTCACAGGCCCACTCATGAAACTCTCCAACACGAAAAAGACTTCGCAGACAACCGCTGGCCCGAACCCTGAGGAATCCCAGTCCTCGATGACGGGAAAGATTAACTCGCAGCATACCGTGAGCAATGACGCAGAATCCCCTCGAAGGCCGAAGGACTCTGGGGTGAAAACTGAGCCTGTAAGGTTGACTGAAAGACTTCCCAGTGACATAACAGAGGATGAAGATGTTATCCCGGACACCCAGACTGATGTGGAGGAGAGTAGAGAAAAGACTTCCCCCTCAGAGGAATTGAGTCCGTCCAGTCAGGAAGAGGATTTGGATGATTCTCAATCCTCTTTGACCCAGACTTCTCCGACCGAACCCCGGAGGTCCGGACGCTGCAGGATCCGACCTCTGCTGCCTGGAGAGGGTACAGAGGAACGGGAAGAGAAAAGCGTCCCGCAGAAAAGGAAACGCTCTGGGGAGGAGCTTAAAAACAATTCTCAGAAGTTCAGTCCAAATCAAAGCAGACCAAACACAAGAAGCAAGCAGGCCTCTGAGGAAGACGGCGGCAGGTTGCAAAGAGGAACTCAGAAGGACAAGAGCGAGACAAGCCTAACCAACTCTCAGGGGAGAGCGAAGAAGAGAACCAAACTGTTCAGAAGTGCAGAGGACTTCCTTGATAAACCTGAACCCAGAAGGAGAAGCACCAGAGAGCAGGACTGCAGCCAAACTGACctacagtcagacacacagtcagatcaTGACAGCCAGTCACAGGGCAGGCGTGGTCGGCGGAGCAAAGCATCATTGGAGAGTGGCGAGGACAAGGGTCAGAAAAAAGAGATTTTATCGCCGAGAAAACAGTCAAGCCAAACCACCACAGATGAGATTGTAGAACAGACCGAAAAGGACCCTCAGACAATCGCTCCTTCCTCTCCAAATGACGGCAGATCACAAGAGTCTGAGCTTGTTGAAAAAAATGGTCAATTTGATGATGAACCAAAGAAAGATTCTCAAATGGTCCTTTCTCAAACTGACAGTCCATCCCAAGAGTCCGAGCTtgagcaggaaaatgaaaatgaaaagggaggTTCAACTAACAAGTCCAAAGATGGAACAAACAAGCTGACAGAATCGGAGGTCAAAGACAAACGCAGATCAAGAAAGGGTGCTAATCAAAACCTGAGTCAGGAGGACTCTCAAGTGATCACACCTTCATCTTCTGATAGCCAGTCGAGGCGGAGATCTGGAAGAAACAAAGCTTCATCTGAGGCAGCAGAGTCTGACAGTAAGGACTCCTCACGGCGGCAGAGCCGGTCCAACTCTCAGACAGTTACATTGCCCGAAAATCAGGCAGAAGCCAAAATTGGAGGAAGGACCAGGAGGAGCAAAGCTCAGGAAGAGCTATCAAAATCAAGTCCGGAGAGCTCTCAGTCGTTAGATGGCGATGGATTGAAGAAGTCGCAAGGCCGGGGCAGATACGTGAGACGGCGGTCGTCTCAGGCGTTCGGAGAGAACTCCGAGTCTGAATCCCAGGAGGCCATAGAAAATCCTCCGATGCccaaaaagagaggaaggaaacctCGAGCTTCGCTGCAGAGCCCTCTCACCGTTGAATCAAAAACAGACGGGACAAATaacaaagcagcaaatgatGCTGTTAGTAATTCTCAAGAAGAGGATTCGCAAAGTACCGACGCAAAGATAGATGCAGAGGAGTCACAGGGAAGCAAAGACCAAGAATCCCTTCAGGTCCCCGCTGACATCGAGCAGAAAGAGTCTCCAATGGATGTGGAGGATGGTGCTGTAGAAGGTCCGGAGCCAGCTGCTCCAGAGACTGAGCACATTcagagaagggaagaggagCCTGGCGACCCTGAAACCAACGTCGACAGCATATCTCAAAAAGCGTGTGATGTCGGGGACTCCGAGCCGCTCCAATCAGCTGGAAGGACTCGTGTAGAGGTTGAGGAAGAAGCTGCCGTGGACACCGTGGTGCCCCCTGACGAGACAGCAGAGAAGCCTCAGACCTCTGAGACTTTAGAGGACAAAGACGAGGACGTTCCCATTGAAGAAAACCAAAAGGATTTCTCAGAACCAGAACAAGAAGAACTTCCAGTCGTTCCAGTGGAAGAAGATGCAGCCCAGGTTGGTGAAAGTGTCGCCAATGACTCAGAGGGACTCTCAAAGGAGGATGAGGAGCCCGTTTCAGACTTCCATACTGAGGACGGGATCGCACCTCTGCAGGAGAACGACAAAGACGACAAAATCCAGACTGCGGAGGGTCAGGATGAAGACGAGACTCAGATGGACGACGCTGGGAACGACGTCGTCGTAAATCTGGATGCTGCCCTGACCGATCTGTGCGACGCTCCGGTGGCTGTAGACTCGACTCACAAAGATGTTTTCCAGGACTCTCCGGTGAAGCAGAAGGACCTGGAGTCCGTCATGGCGTCGGAGGTTGGTCAAAGCCCCAGCAGTGGCAGAACCAGAGGAACCTGGTCTCCTTCGGCTTCCCCCTCCACCAGTATTCTGAAGAAGGGTCAGAAGAGACCACTCGAGGAGGAGACTCCCTCACCGCTCGTCAAA tCCAGACGTGTGTCTTTTGCCGACCCgatccagcagcaggaaacGGCAGACGACATTGATCGTCGCAGCCCAGCGATCAGGACCAGCTCCCCGAGAAGATCCAAAGTTAGCAGCATCCCACAGCCCAAG TATGTCACTACTCCAACAAAGGGCTTGATGATCCTCAGCCCCAGAAATCTGCGAAGTCCAGGATACAAGAGCTCCAAGAAATGCCTG ATTTCTGAAATGAGCCAAGAGCCTCGGCCCGTCCCCAGAGACTGCATCTATCCAGCCCTGGTTGGCTGTTCCACACCTGTGGAAGCTGTGCTGCCGCAGATATCCTCCAACATGTG GTCTCGCGGCTTTGGGCAGCTTGTTCGAGCCAGAAACATCAAAACGGTCGGCGACCTCAGCGCTCTCACTcccactgaaataaaaactctGCCCATTCGCTCCCCGAAAGTCTCCAACGTGAAGAAGGCGCTTAAGATTTATGAACAGCAG CGAAAAGGCAAAGGAGGTGACGAGTTGAAGAGTTTGGATGAAATGGAGATGATGACCTCTGAGCTGGAGGAGACGAGCGTTCGTCAAAACCAGGATGAAGAGGATAAAAGCTCAGCTGAGACGTTAG CTACAGAGCTGCTGGACGAGCCGCTGCCTGCAGACGTGAGGCCACAGCAGGACGGCGGCGAGAATCAGACGCCCGACGCGCCGACAGGAGGAGACCAGCAGCACCAAACTGAAGTCCTGCTGCTGTCGGACGTGGAGGCCCTGAGCAGCAGGATGACGCCTCCAGAACTCAGCCGCTGCTCTCCACAGGAGCTCCTCCAGATGCACGATCAGTTAGGAGGCTTGATGCGCCGCGTGGTGGTCGAGCTGCACACGCGGCTTCGCCACACGGACGGCAAACCCTGA